The proteins below come from a single Streptomyces tubercidicus genomic window:
- a CDS encoding VOC family protein, producing the protein MPHPPIARLRALRSVELLTPHFAEATDFYQDAWGLEVVETESGASWLRGTGDEHHALQLTRSDRIGLGRLSFALTTPAEADEAARRLEAHGIRTVSGPGPLDQVGGGYGLRFHDHEGRLVELSVDTWAVAPRGRDAAVPVGVTHAVLNTTDIDASVAFYCDVLGLRVSDWSEHQMAFLRCNADHHCIAFNQAEWVSLNHVAYEMSSVDHFMRGLGRLKHHGIDPQWGPGRHGPGNNTFSYFTDPTGLVCEYTSEVAQVVEDRWIAKVWRRTPELSDLWGTAGPPSQEIRCHMAGSPEGAHA; encoded by the coding sequence ATGCCCCACCCCCCGATCGCCCGGCTGCGCGCCCTGCGCTCCGTCGAGCTGCTCACCCCGCACTTCGCCGAGGCCACCGACTTCTACCAGGACGCCTGGGGCCTGGAGGTCGTCGAGACCGAGTCCGGCGCGAGCTGGCTGCGCGGCACCGGCGACGAACACCACGCACTCCAGCTCACCCGCTCCGACCGGATCGGCCTCGGCCGGCTCTCGTTCGCCCTCACCACCCCCGCGGAGGCCGACGAGGCGGCCCGCCGGCTCGAAGCGCACGGTATCCGCACGGTGTCCGGGCCCGGCCCGCTGGACCAGGTCGGCGGCGGCTACGGTCTGCGCTTCCACGACCACGAGGGACGCCTGGTCGAACTGTCCGTCGACACCTGGGCCGTCGCCCCGCGCGGCCGGGACGCCGCCGTCCCGGTCGGTGTCACCCACGCCGTCCTCAACACCACCGACATCGACGCCTCCGTCGCCTTCTACTGCGATGTCCTCGGCCTGCGCGTCTCGGACTGGTCCGAGCACCAGATGGCGTTCCTGCGCTGCAACGCCGACCACCACTGCATCGCCTTCAACCAGGCCGAATGGGTCTCCCTCAACCACGTCGCGTACGAGATGAGCTCGGTCGACCACTTCATGCGGGGGCTGGGGCGGCTCAAGCACCACGGCATCGACCCGCAGTGGGGGCCCGGCCGGCACGGCCCCGGCAACAACACCTTCTCCTACTTCACCGACCCGACCGGGCTCGTGTGCGAGTACACCTCCGAGGTCGCACAGGTCGTCGAAGACCGCTGGATCGCCAAAGTGTGGCGGCGCACCCCCGAGCTGTCCGACCTGTGGGGCACGGCAGGCCCACCGTCCCAGGAGATCCGCTGCCATATGGCGGGCTCCCCCGAAGGAGCGCACGCATGA